A region of Martelella sp. NC20 DNA encodes the following proteins:
- the icmT gene encoding IcmT/TraK family protein, whose product MAESSFNIYGTPVYWRETVRTPRLLIFDARLIFFFLLLTLHLRLWTFIALVLACCGFWLIERYGYAFPNALRAIRSLVAGRQRPALPGYRYRSMIDYGFETREVPG is encoded by the coding sequence ATGGCGGAAAGCAGCTTCAATATCTACGGCACGCCGGTTTACTGGCGGGAAACAGTGCGAACGCCGCGCCTGCTTATCTTCGATGCCCGCCTGATATTCTTCTTCCTGCTTTTGACACTGCACCTGCGGCTATGGACCTTTATCGCTCTGGTCCTCGCATGCTGCGGGTTCTGGCTCATCGAGCGCTATGGGTACGCTTTCCCGAATGCACTGAGGGCCATTCGCAGTCTTGTTGCTGGCCGCCAACGTCCCGCCCTGCCCGGCTACAGATACCGTTCAATGATCGACTACGGCTTTGAGACGCGTGAGGTTCCGGGATGA